The Streptomyces nitrosporeus genome includes a window with the following:
- a CDS encoding glycoside hydrolase family 2 protein, with amino-acid sequence MTLRHLPLHDGWTLTADGPVPVGLPTGGVPAAVPGTVHTDLLAAGLIDDPYLDDNETRLGWIGRTDWTYRTTFEWAADAHEFTDLCFDGLDTVATVLLNGTELGSTANQHRSYRFPVRPLLREGENTLAVRFTAPYTYAEALREKLGDRPGAYTEPYAFIRKMACNFGWDWGPTLVTSGIWRPVALESWSGPRIAGAKVLADLDDDGVPRLTLTLDADRAGGGELAASVSVVGAGASAAFLLPAGEDRATVTLSVPGAEVWWPHSHGAQPLYDVVVRLGEDEVRTFRTGFRGVALEREAFRISVNGEPVFVRGMNWIPDDCFPSRLTRQRVSERLDQALAANVNLIRVWGGGLYESDDFYELCDEKGLLVWQDFPFACAAYPEEQPLYDEVAAEARENLVRLAPHPSLVLWCGNNENLEGHADWGWQEKLEGRTWGYGYYHGLLPAICAETDPTRPYWPGSPYSGSPDLPPQDPASGTVHLWEVWNRVDYRHYADTAHRFVAEFGFQGPPAYATLRRAVSGPLGLGAPLIAHHQKAEDGDAKLLRGLGDHLPQPAGFDDWHWLTQLNQARAVAFGIRHFRSHTPYCMGAIVWQLNDCWPVVSWSAVDGDGRRKPLWYALRQVYADRLMALRDGALHLVNDSSRAWRGTLVLARYGLDGTLLAETETEVSTAPRDVSRVPLPAALATPGDAAREVLVARLGELRTVEFYEEDTRLALPPARYDAEVTPLTHSDGTDTVYRVEITAHTLLRDLALFPDRLDPAAEVDDMLITLLPGESHVFHVRGAVLKDPEALGTAPVLRCVNDTVGR; translated from the coding sequence GTGACCCTGCGCCACCTGCCCCTGCACGACGGCTGGACGCTCACCGCGGACGGCCCCGTGCCCGTCGGGCTCCCCACAGGCGGCGTCCCGGCGGCCGTACCCGGCACGGTCCACACCGACCTGCTGGCCGCGGGGCTGATCGACGACCCCTACCTCGACGACAACGAGACCCGTCTCGGCTGGATCGGCCGCACCGACTGGACGTACCGCACCACCTTCGAATGGGCGGCCGACGCACACGAGTTCACCGATCTGTGTTTCGACGGCCTCGACACCGTCGCGACCGTCCTGCTCAACGGCACCGAACTCGGTTCCACCGCCAACCAGCACCGGAGCTACCGCTTCCCGGTCCGCCCGCTGCTCCGCGAGGGCGAGAACACCCTGGCGGTGCGCTTCACCGCCCCGTACACCTATGCCGAGGCCCTGCGCGAGAAGCTGGGCGACCGCCCCGGCGCCTACACCGAGCCGTACGCCTTCATCCGCAAGATGGCCTGCAACTTCGGCTGGGACTGGGGCCCGACCCTGGTCACCTCCGGCATCTGGCGCCCGGTCGCCCTGGAGTCCTGGAGCGGCCCGCGCATCGCCGGGGCCAAGGTGCTCGCCGACCTCGACGACGACGGGGTGCCGCGCCTCACCCTCACCCTGGACGCCGACCGCGCCGGGGGCGGCGAGCTGGCGGCCTCGGTCTCGGTGGTGGGCGCGGGCGCGTCCGCCGCCTTCCTCCTCCCGGCGGGCGAGGACCGCGCCACGGTCACCCTCTCCGTCCCCGGCGCCGAGGTCTGGTGGCCGCACAGCCACGGTGCCCAGCCGCTGTACGACGTCGTCGTCCGGCTGGGCGAGGACGAGGTCCGGACCTTCCGGACCGGCTTCAGGGGCGTCGCCCTGGAGCGTGAGGCCTTCCGGATCTCGGTCAACGGCGAGCCGGTCTTCGTACGCGGGATGAACTGGATCCCCGACGACTGCTTCCCCTCCCGCCTCACCCGGCAGCGCGTGTCCGAGCGGCTGGACCAGGCCCTCGCGGCGAACGTCAACCTGATCCGGGTCTGGGGCGGCGGCCTCTACGAGAGCGACGACTTCTACGAACTCTGCGACGAGAAGGGCCTGCTGGTCTGGCAGGACTTCCCCTTCGCCTGCGCCGCCTACCCGGAGGAGCAGCCGCTGTACGACGAGGTGGCCGCCGAGGCCCGCGAGAACCTCGTCCGCCTCGCCCCCCACCCGTCGCTGGTGCTGTGGTGCGGCAACAACGAGAACCTGGAGGGGCACGCCGACTGGGGCTGGCAGGAGAAGCTGGAAGGCCGCACCTGGGGGTACGGCTACTACCACGGCCTGCTGCCCGCGATCTGCGCCGAGACCGACCCCACCCGCCCCTACTGGCCGGGCTCCCCCTACTCCGGCTCCCCGGACCTCCCCCCGCAGGACCCCGCCTCGGGCACGGTCCACCTCTGGGAGGTCTGGAACCGGGTGGACTACCGCCACTACGCCGACACCGCCCACCGCTTCGTCGCCGAGTTCGGCTTCCAGGGCCCGCCCGCGTACGCCACCCTGCGCCGCGCGGTGAGCGGACCGCTGGGCCTGGGCGCCCCGCTGATCGCCCACCACCAGAAGGCGGAGGACGGCGACGCGAAGCTGCTGCGCGGCCTCGGCGACCACCTCCCGCAGCCGGCCGGCTTCGACGACTGGCACTGGCTCACCCAGCTCAACCAGGCCCGCGCCGTCGCCTTCGGCATCCGCCACTTCCGCTCGCACACGCCGTACTGCATGGGCGCGATCGTCTGGCAGCTCAACGACTGCTGGCCGGTGGTGTCCTGGTCGGCGGTGGACGGCGACGGCCGCCGCAAGCCGCTCTGGTACGCCCTGCGCCAGGTCTACGCGGACCGGCTGATGGCCCTGCGCGACGGCGCCCTGCACCTCGTCAACGACTCCTCCCGGGCCTGGCGGGGCACCCTCGTCCTCGCCCGGTACGGGCTGGACGGCACCCTGCTCGCCGAGACGGAGACCGAGGTGTCCACCGCACCCCGCGACGTGAGCCGGGTCCCCCTCCCCGCGGCGCTCGCCACCCCGGGGGACGCCGCCCGCGAGGTGCTGGTGGCCCGGCTCGGGGAGCTGCGCACGGTGGAGTTCTACGAGGAGGACACCCGCCTCGCGCTGCCCCCGGCCCGCTACGACGCGGAGGTCACGCCCCTCACCCACAGTGACGGAACGGACACCGTTTACCGGGTGGAGATCACCGCGCACACCCTGCTGCGGGACCTCGCTCTCTTCCCCGACCGGCTGGATCCGGCGGCCGAGGTGGACGACATGCTCATCACCCTGCTGCCCGGCGAGAGCCATGTCTTCCACGTCAGGGGGGCCGTGCTGAAGGACCCGGAGGCACTGGGAACCGCGCCGGTCCTGCGGTGCGTCAACGACACCGTCGGACGCTGA
- a CDS encoding ABC transporter ATP-binding protein encodes MTLTVDDLRVHYRTLRGEVRALDGVSFSLADGEILGLAGESGCGKTTLGKSLIRLDGRMRHAGGTVTLDGEELPLSDDRAMNAYRFHKISLVPQYSMSALNPTRRIGRMIRELLASRGVSVDTAELHRRLALVGLDPDVLERFPIELSGGMKQRTVMVISTLLDPAVLVADEVTSALDVSNQQAVVGALTGLRDKGLVNSMIFVTHDLGLTSHIADSIMVMYAGKLAEKAPTRELTTKPRHPYTKMLIGSLPQVGARYKDKPLSGIEGAPPSLLNPPAGCRFRDRCPLADERCAEEPPAVEIAPRHTVACWKAA; translated from the coding sequence ATGACCCTGACCGTCGACGACCTGCGGGTCCACTACCGCACGCTGCGGGGCGAGGTCCGGGCGCTGGACGGCGTCAGCTTCTCCCTGGCGGACGGCGAGATCCTGGGCCTGGCGGGCGAGTCCGGCTGCGGCAAGACCACCCTCGGCAAGTCCCTGATCCGGCTGGACGGCCGGATGCGGCACGCGGGCGGCACCGTCACCCTGGACGGCGAGGAGCTGCCGCTGTCCGACGACCGCGCGATGAACGCCTACCGCTTCCACAAGATCTCGCTCGTCCCGCAGTACTCGATGAGCGCCCTCAACCCCACCCGGCGTATCGGCCGCATGATCCGCGAACTCCTCGCCTCCCGGGGCGTCAGCGTCGACACGGCCGAACTGCACCGCAGACTCGCCCTGGTCGGCCTGGACCCCGACGTCCTGGAGCGCTTCCCGATCGAGCTGTCCGGCGGGATGAAGCAGCGCACCGTCATGGTGATCTCCACACTGCTGGACCCGGCCGTCCTCGTCGCCGACGAGGTGACCTCGGCACTGGACGTCTCCAACCAGCAGGCCGTCGTCGGCGCCCTGACCGGGCTCCGCGACAAGGGCCTGGTCAACAGCATGATCTTCGTGACCCACGACCTCGGCCTGACCTCGCACATCGCCGACTCGATCATGGTGATGTACGCGGGCAAGCTGGCCGAGAAGGCCCCCACGAGGGAACTGACGACCAAGCCCCGCCACCCGTACACCAAGATGCTGATCGGCTCGCTGCCCCAGGTCGGCGCCCGCTACAAGGACAAGCCGCTCAGCGGCATCGAGGGCGCCCCGCCCTCCTTGCTGAACCCGCCCGCCGGCTGCCGCTTCCGTGACCGCTGCCCCCTCGCGGACGAGCGGTGCGCCGAGGAGCCGCCCGCCGTCGAGATCGCCCCCCGCCACACCGTCGCATGCTGGAAGGCGGCCTGA
- a CDS encoding ABC transporter substrate-binding protein: MGTHARVRITAALAVFTFAATACTGGGTSGTTAGPGSKGGSLPRNETLYTTGTQWGPPANYNPLRDWDHATGTKGLVYETLFHFDPNEGKLKPWLAESGTWTDDKTYDVKLRSGITWADGKPLTAKDVAYSYGLGKIEASSFNSLWSWLADAKAVDGTTVRFTFKEARYQEWDYTLYGRPVVPEHIWSSRTEEEILNGVNDKPVGTGAYKLKSKSQDRVVWERRDDWWGTKALSMTPAPRYIVDVSNPSNEVVIGQLGQGQLDLSNNFLPGASSLVKSKKVVSYYDDAPYMLSANTAWLVPNTTKKPMDDAAFRRALAASVDTGKIVKGVYGELVKPASPTGLLPQWEQFDDKALIAEKGFEHDAAAAKKELADAGYKDTDGDGFVENKDGKPLSLKLAVPSGWTDWMEAAKVIASGAKDAGIKITTEFPDQNALTEQRGKGDFDLVINNERQLSNTPWTYYEYMFKMPVQEQQNTVNFGRYENEKAWKLVQELGGVRTDDTAGMKSTISEIQDIQLTEMPIIPLWYNGLWSQSTTGTWTNWPSDAEGAPKTAPALWRNWLELGGFETLTQIKPAK; the protein is encoded by the coding sequence ATGGGGACCCACGCCCGTGTGCGGATCACCGCCGCGCTCGCCGTGTTCACTTTCGCCGCGACCGCGTGCACGGGGGGCGGAACGTCGGGTACGACCGCCGGGCCGGGGAGCAAGGGGGGCTCGCTCCCGCGCAACGAGACGCTGTACACCACCGGCACCCAGTGGGGCCCGCCGGCCAACTACAACCCGCTGCGCGACTGGGACCACGCCACCGGCACCAAGGGCCTGGTCTACGAGACCCTGTTCCACTTCGACCCGAACGAGGGCAAGCTGAAGCCCTGGCTCGCCGAGTCGGGCACCTGGACCGACGACAAGACCTACGACGTCAAGCTGCGCTCCGGCATCACCTGGGCCGACGGCAAGCCGCTGACCGCGAAGGACGTCGCGTACTCCTACGGGCTGGGCAAGATCGAGGCGTCCTCCTTCAACTCCCTGTGGAGCTGGCTGGCCGACGCGAAGGCGGTGGACGGGACGACCGTCCGCTTCACCTTCAAGGAGGCCCGCTACCAGGAGTGGGACTACACCCTCTACGGCCGGCCGGTCGTCCCGGAGCACATCTGGAGCTCGCGCACCGAGGAGGAGATCCTCAACGGCGTCAACGACAAGCCGGTCGGCACCGGGGCGTACAAGCTCAAGAGCAAGAGCCAGGACCGGGTGGTCTGGGAGCGGCGCGACGACTGGTGGGGCACGAAGGCCCTCTCCATGACGCCGGCCCCGCGTTACATCGTCGACGTCTCCAACCCGAGCAACGAGGTGGTCATCGGCCAGCTCGGCCAGGGCCAGCTGGACCTCAGCAACAACTTCCTGCCGGGGGCCTCCTCCCTGGTGAAGAGCAAGAAGGTCGTGTCGTACTACGACGACGCGCCGTACATGCTCTCCGCCAACACCGCCTGGCTGGTGCCCAACACCACCAAGAAGCCGATGGACGACGCGGCCTTCCGCCGGGCGCTGGCGGCCTCGGTCGACACCGGGAAGATCGTCAAGGGCGTCTACGGCGAGCTGGTCAAGCCCGCCTCCCCGACCGGACTGCTCCCGCAGTGGGAGCAGTTCGACGACAAGGCGCTGATCGCGGAGAAGGGCTTCGAGCACGACGCCGCAGCCGCGAAGAAGGAGCTCGCGGACGCCGGCTACAAGGACACGGACGGCGACGGCTTCGTCGAGAACAAGGACGGCAAGCCGCTCTCCCTGAAGCTGGCGGTGCCCTCCGGCTGGACCGACTGGATGGAGGCGGCCAAGGTCATCGCCTCCGGGGCCAAGGACGCGGGCATCAAGATCACCACGGAGTTCCCCGACCAGAACGCGCTCACCGAGCAGCGCGGCAAGGGCGACTTCGACCTCGTCATCAACAACGAGCGCCAGCTGTCCAACACCCCCTGGACGTACTACGAGTACATGTTCAAGATGCCGGTCCAGGAGCAGCAGAACACGGTCAACTTCGGCCGCTACGAGAACGAGAAGGCCTGGAAGCTGGTCCAGGAGCTGGGCGGGGTCAGGACCGACGACACCGCGGGCATGAAGAGCACGATCTCCGAGATCCAGGACATCCAGCTGACCGAGATGCCCATCATCCCGCTCTGGTACAACGGCCTCTGGTCGCAGTCCACCACCGGTACCTGGACGAACTGGCCGTCGGACGCCGAGGGCGCCCCGAAGACGGCACCGGCCCTGTGGCGCAACTGGCTGGAGCTGGGCGGCTTCGAGACGCTCACCCAGATCAAGCCCGCCAAGTGA
- a CDS encoding ABC transporter permease: MSTRPDPAPETAAAPAAPSAPGAAPAKPGSEWLHYAVRNPKLIIGFSLVVVLLAIGLLGPPLLDNGNPNEYVGPQASAPDGTYWMGTTTFGQDVYAQFVHGLRSTFLVGVVGGAIAAVIAMLVGFLAGYRGGVLDEVLSMLTNVVLVIPTLAVLLIINAYMGVRSVAVQGLFIGLTSWPWAARAIRAQTFSLRTREFVDLARLSGSGTWRIVFREIAPNMSSYLFMMFILLFGGAILIASSLDFIGLGPTEGVSLGLMLQSAQQWSALQLGMWWWFIPPGAGITAIVGALYIANVGLDEVFNPKLRES; this comes from the coding sequence ATGAGCACACGGCCCGACCCGGCGCCCGAGACGGCCGCCGCCCCCGCCGCGCCCTCGGCCCCCGGCGCCGCACCGGCGAAGCCCGGCAGCGAGTGGCTGCACTACGCGGTCCGCAACCCGAAGCTGATCATCGGCTTCTCCCTCGTCGTCGTCCTGCTCGCGATCGGCCTCCTCGGCCCGCCGCTGCTCGACAACGGCAACCCCAACGAGTACGTCGGCCCCCAGGCGTCCGCCCCCGACGGCACGTACTGGATGGGCACCACCACCTTCGGTCAGGACGTGTACGCGCAGTTCGTGCACGGGCTGCGCTCGACCTTCCTCGTCGGGGTCGTCGGCGGTGCGATAGCCGCCGTCATCGCCATGCTGGTCGGCTTCCTCGCCGGCTACCGGGGCGGTGTCCTGGACGAGGTCCTCAGCATGCTCACCAACGTCGTCCTGGTGATCCCCACCCTGGCGGTCCTGCTGATCATCAACGCGTACATGGGGGTGCGCAGCGTCGCCGTGCAGGGCCTGTTCATCGGTCTCACCTCGTGGCCGTGGGCGGCACGGGCGATCCGGGCGCAGACCTTCTCGCTGCGCACCCGGGAGTTCGTGGACCTGGCGCGGCTCAGCGGCAGCGGCACCTGGCGGATCGTGTTCCGCGAGATCGCGCCCAACATGAGCTCCTACCTCTTCATGATGTTCATCCTGCTCTTCGGCGGGGCCATCCTGATCGCCTCCTCGCTGGACTTCATCGGGCTCGGGCCCACCGAGGGCGTCTCGCTCGGGCTGATGCTGCAGAGCGCCCAGCAGTGGAGCGCGCTCCAACTCGGCATGTGGTGGTGGTTCATCCCGCCGGGCGCCGGGATCACCGCGATCGTCGGCGCGCTGTACATCGCCAACGTCGGCCTCGACGAGGTCTTCAACCCGAAGCTGAGGGAGTCCTGA
- a CDS encoding LacI family DNA-binding transcriptional regulator, producing MPKHRPTIADIARRAGVSKVAVSYALNDRPGVSPATRASIKAIAQEIGWRPNSAARALTRARADTVGLALCRPARMLGVEPFFMELISGIETELATRGCALLLQVVTDPEQELEMYERWWGEGRVDGVFLADVRDRDPRIEGVAGLGLPAVVIGHPSAAGSLTPVWSDDSAALRDTLTYLAALGHRRIARVAGLPELVHTRLRDRAQREISAGLGLEEPVVVHTDYSGDEGAHATRRLVSAPARPTAVIYDNDIMAVAGLSVAQEMGLDVPADLSLVAWDDSQLSRVVRPALTALSRDIPAYGAHAARTLLTMVDEGSAPGFEDAAARLVPRGSTAPPR from the coding sequence ATGCCCAAACACCGCCCCACGATCGCTGACATCGCGCGCCGTGCGGGGGTCTCCAAAGTCGCGGTGTCCTACGCCCTGAACGACCGGCCGGGCGTCTCCCCGGCGACCCGTGCCTCGATCAAGGCCATCGCCCAGGAGATCGGCTGGCGGCCCAACAGCGCGGCCCGCGCCCTCACCCGGGCACGCGCCGACACCGTCGGGCTGGCCCTGTGCCGGCCGGCCCGGATGCTGGGCGTCGAACCGTTCTTCATGGAGCTGATCAGCGGCATCGAGACCGAACTGGCCACCCGCGGCTGCGCCTTGCTGCTCCAGGTCGTCACCGACCCGGAACAGGAACTGGAGATGTACGAGCGGTGGTGGGGCGAGGGCCGGGTCGACGGGGTCTTCCTCGCGGACGTACGCGACCGGGACCCGCGCATCGAGGGGGTCGCCGGGCTGGGCCTGCCGGCCGTGGTCATCGGCCACCCCTCGGCGGCCGGCTCCCTCACCCCGGTGTGGTCGGACGACTCCGCGGCGCTGCGCGACACCCTGACCTACCTCGCCGCGCTCGGCCACCGCCGGATCGCCAGGGTCGCCGGGCTGCCGGAACTGGTCCACACCCGGCTGCGCGACCGCGCCCAGCGGGAGATCAGCGCCGGACTGGGCCTGGAGGAACCGGTGGTCGTCCACACCGACTACTCCGGCGACGAGGGCGCACACGCCACCCGCCGCCTGGTCAGCGCGCCCGCGCGGCCGACCGCCGTCATCTACGACAACGACATCATGGCCGTCGCCGGGCTCTCGGTCGCCCAGGAAATGGGCCTGGACGTGCCCGCCGACCTCTCGCTCGTCGCCTGGGACGACTCCCAGCTGTCCCGGGTCGTACGGCCCGCGCTGACGGCGCTGAGCCGGGACATCCCGGCGTACGGGGCCCACGCGGCACGCACCCTGCTGACGATGGTGGACGAGGGGTCGGCCCCCGGTTTCGAGGACGCGGCGGCCCGGCTGGTCCCCCGCGGATCGACCGCCCCGCCCCGCTGA
- a CDS encoding ABC transporter ATP-binding protein — translation MTTTAVHRTTAVAARATELSKVYGQGETQVVALDRVSVDFPQGEFTAIMGPSGSGKSTLMHCVAGLDSFSSGSVRIGDTELGTLKDKQLTQLRRDKIGFIFQAFNLLPTLTALENITLPMDIAGRKPDAAWLQKVIGMVGLAERLKHRPTELSGGQQQRVAVARALASQPEIIFGDEPTGNLDSRSGAEVLGFLRNSVRELGQTVVIVTHDPVAASYSDRVIFLADGAIVDEMPRPTAEAVLDRMKAFDAKGRTS, via the coding sequence GTGACCACCACCGCCGTCCACCGCACCACCGCGGTCGCCGCCCGCGCCACGGAGCTGTCGAAGGTCTACGGCCAGGGTGAGACCCAGGTCGTCGCCCTGGACCGGGTGTCCGTCGACTTCCCGCAGGGCGAGTTCACCGCGATCATGGGCCCCTCGGGCTCCGGGAAGTCCACGCTGATGCACTGCGTGGCCGGCCTCGACAGCTTCAGCAGCGGCTCGGTGCGCATCGGCGACACGGAACTCGGGACCCTGAAGGACAAGCAGCTCACCCAGCTCCGCCGGGACAAGATCGGCTTCATCTTCCAGGCGTTCAACCTGCTGCCGACCCTGACGGCGCTGGAGAACATCACCCTGCCCATGGACATCGCCGGCCGTAAGCCGGACGCCGCGTGGCTCCAGAAGGTCATCGGCATGGTGGGCCTGGCCGAGCGCCTGAAGCACCGCCCCACCGAGCTCTCCGGCGGCCAGCAGCAGCGCGTCGCCGTGGCCCGCGCCCTGGCCTCCCAGCCGGAGATCATCTTCGGTGACGAGCCGACCGGGAACCTGGACTCCCGCTCCGGCGCCGAGGTGCTCGGCTTCCTGCGCAACTCGGTACGCGAGCTGGGCCAGACCGTGGTGATCGTCACCCACGACCCGGTCGCCGCCTCCTACTCGGACCGGGTGATCTTCCTCGCCGACGGCGCGATCGTCGACGAGATGCCGCGCCCCACCGCCGAGGCGGTGCTGGACCGGATGAAGGCGTTCGACGCGAAGGGCCGTACCAGCTGA
- a CDS encoding ATP-binding cassette domain-containing protein has product MLTLDRVTKTFRAGAFGGGSVTAVDRVSFSAAPGELVSLIGESGSGKSTIGRMVLGLTEVTSGSLTLDGEQVRPGKDFYRRVQGVFQDPFSCYNPVFKADRVFALVRRAYHPGVGDKEWADRVEKAVRDVRLDPGQVLGRYPHQLSGGQLQRLLIARALLLDLRFLVADEITSMLDASTRIDVLNLLAGLKERGLGVLYITHDLSLGTYLAEKTVVLRNGRVVEHGDTTKLFANPAHPYTRTLLAAVPRLNQPWTPAEPVESCAYHDAGRAASGGGLHETEPGHFVACAQLPACGRNLA; this is encoded by the coding sequence ATGCTCACCCTCGACCGCGTCACCAAGACCTTCCGGGCCGGCGCCTTCGGCGGCGGTTCCGTCACCGCCGTCGACCGGGTGTCCTTCTCGGCCGCGCCCGGTGAGCTGGTCTCCCTCATCGGGGAGAGCGGCAGCGGGAAGTCCACCATCGGCCGCATGGTCCTGGGCCTCACCGAGGTCACCTCCGGCAGCCTCACCCTGGACGGCGAGCAGGTCAGGCCGGGCAAGGACTTCTACCGCCGGGTGCAGGGCGTCTTCCAGGACCCCTTCAGCTGCTACAACCCCGTCTTCAAGGCCGACCGCGTCTTCGCCCTGGTCCGCCGCGCCTACCACCCGGGCGTCGGCGACAAGGAGTGGGCCGACCGTGTCGAGAAGGCCGTACGCGACGTACGCCTGGACCCCGGCCAGGTACTGGGCCGCTACCCGCACCAGCTCAGCGGGGGCCAGCTCCAGCGCCTGCTGATCGCCCGCGCCCTCCTGCTCGACCTGCGTTTCCTGGTCGCCGACGAGATCACCAGCATGCTCGACGCCTCCACCCGCATCGACGTGCTGAACCTGCTCGCCGGCCTGAAGGAGCGCGGCCTGGGGGTCCTCTACATCACCCACGACCTGTCGCTGGGCACCTACCTCGCCGAGAAGACGGTGGTACTGCGCAACGGCCGGGTCGTCGAGCACGGCGACACGACCAAGCTGTTCGCGAACCCGGCGCACCCCTACACCCGGACCCTGCTGGCCGCCGTGCCCCGGCTCAACCAGCCCTGGACCCCGGCCGAACCGGTGGAGAGCTGTGCCTACCACGACGCCGGCCGGGCCGCGTCCGGCGGCGGCCTCCACGAGACGGAACCCGGGCACTTCGTCGCCTGCGCCCAGCTCCCCGCCTGCGGAAGGAACCTCGCGTGA
- a CDS encoding ABC transporter permease — translation MRRYFARKLLVYALTFVVAVTVNWMIPRFMPGDPVAAMVARARVSQPEAAEAMRSYYNNLFGFDEPLWQQYLHFWGALLQGDFGISIWVFPTPVGDVLLDALPYTLGLMIPSVLLSWFVGNWIGALSARRKVLDNTVLPVGYLLTAMPYMWIAVILAWGLGGKAGWFPLSGGYSLDIQPGWTADFALDALSHWVLPFLSLFLVALGGWAIGMRNMIIYELESDYSSYLSALGAPQRLIRRYAFRNAVLPQVTGLALQLGVLVAGALVTEIVFAYPGLGSLILASIQNQDFFLLQGAFLFIVIGVLIANFLIDLVYVVVDPRTRTGMAGGTS, via the coding sequence TTGCGCCGCTACTTCGCCCGCAAACTTCTCGTCTACGCACTGACCTTCGTCGTCGCCGTCACCGTCAACTGGATGATCCCGCGCTTCATGCCCGGCGACCCGGTGGCGGCCATGGTGGCCCGCGCCCGGGTCTCGCAGCCCGAGGCCGCCGAGGCCATGCGCTCCTACTACAACAACCTGTTCGGCTTCGACGAGCCCCTGTGGCAGCAGTACCTGCACTTCTGGGGCGCCCTCCTCCAGGGCGACTTCGGGATCTCCATCTGGGTCTTCCCCACCCCGGTCGGCGACGTCCTCCTCGACGCCCTGCCCTACACCCTGGGGCTGATGATCCCCTCCGTGCTGCTCAGCTGGTTCGTCGGCAACTGGATCGGCGCGCTCTCCGCCCGCCGCAAGGTGCTCGACAACACCGTCCTGCCGGTCGGCTACCTGCTGACCGCCATGCCCTACATGTGGATCGCGGTGATCCTCGCCTGGGGGCTCGGCGGGAAGGCCGGCTGGTTCCCCCTGTCGGGCGGCTACAGCCTGGACATCCAGCCGGGCTGGACCGCGGACTTCGCCCTGGACGCGCTGAGCCACTGGGTGCTGCCGTTCCTCTCCCTCTTCCTGGTCGCGCTCGGCGGCTGGGCGATCGGAATGCGCAACATGATCATCTACGAGCTGGAGTCCGACTACTCCTCGTACCTCTCGGCCCTCGGCGCGCCCCAGCGGCTCATCCGCCGCTACGCCTTCCGCAACGCGGTCCTGCCCCAGGTCACCGGTCTGGCGCTGCAACTGGGCGTCCTGGTCGCCGGCGCCCTGGTCACCGAGATCGTCTTCGCCTACCCGGGGCTCGGCTCGCTGATCCTGGCCTCGATCCAGAACCAGGACTTCTTCCTGCTCCAGGGCGCGTTCCTGTTCATCGTCATCGGCGTACTCATCGCCAACTTCCTCATCGACCTGGTGTACGTCGTCGTCGACCCCCGCACCCGTACGGGCATGGCAGGAGGCACGTCATGA